From Gemmatimonadaceae bacterium, the proteins below share one genomic window:
- a CDS encoding cytochrome c, producing the protein MSAKLTFRSAATALLLPLALTACDPKDWITDFQQQPSVGTWQKFSMDAAKGDSIAFRGMPQGSVPTTGVALAEWEVSYTPSFAAVDSMSRLENPVAADPRSIANGHRLYQVNCAVCHGDLGDGRGKVAEVSGIAFVPPINGAATAARSDGYIFGMLRNGRGLMASFNRIPERERWDVVNYIRGLQGRYQVPTNRTLFPGQASSFSAMSAVAPTMPAAAVKPSTEGTVAKPEKAAAEGEHGGDH; encoded by the coding sequence GTGAGCGCTAAGCTGACGTTTCGCAGCGCCGCTACGGCGCTGCTCCTGCCGCTGGCCCTGACGGCCTGCGACCCCAAGGACTGGATCACCGACTTCCAGCAGCAGCCGTCGGTGGGCACCTGGCAGAAGTTCTCGATGGACGCCGCCAAGGGCGATTCCATCGCCTTCCGCGGCATGCCCCAGGGCTCGGTGCCGACCACGGGTGTCGCGCTGGCCGAGTGGGAGGTGTCGTACACGCCGTCCTTCGCAGCCGTGGACTCGATGTCGCGCCTGGAGAACCCGGTGGCGGCCGACCCGCGCTCGATCGCCAACGGGCATCGCCTCTATCAGGTGAACTGCGCCGTCTGCCACGGCGATCTTGGCGATGGTCGTGGCAAGGTCGCCGAGGTGTCGGGCATTGCCTTCGTGCCGCCGATCAACGGCGCCGCGACCGCCGCCCGCAGCGATGGCTACATCTTCGGCATGCTCCGTAACGGGCGTGGCCTGATGGCCTCGTTCAACCGCATCCCGGAGCGCGAGCGCTGGGACGTCGTCAACTACATCCGCGGCCTGCAGGGCCGCTACCAGGTGCCGACGAACCGCACACTGTTCCCGGGGCAGGCGTCCTCGTTCAGCGCGATGAGCGCGGTTGCGCCGACGATGCCGGCCGCGGCCGTGAAGCCGAGCACCGAGGGCACGGTGGCCAAGCCGGAGAAGGCGGCCGCCGAGGGCGAGCACGGGGGAGACCACTAA
- a CDS encoding DUF3341 domain-containing protein — MHIGMIGVFHELDSTVEAIEELKHKGLGKLTAYSPTPRHELEHAIDPPQSGVRKFTLIGALSGVCFGYWIAIWGSEYWPLVVGGKAISTWLPYTVFGFEVMVMVGALSTVFGMFFLAGIPRLVDTVGYDPRFSAGHYGVWCECAPDKLAEVEQVMRRHGAVEVRGER, encoded by the coding sequence ATGCATATCGGCATGATCGGGGTCTTCCACGAGCTGGACTCGACCGTCGAGGCCATCGAGGAGCTCAAGCACAAGGGGCTGGGCAAGCTGACGGCATACTCGCCGACGCCCCGCCACGAGCTGGAGCACGCCATCGACCCGCCGCAGAGCGGCGTGCGTAAGTTCACGCTCATCGGCGCGCTCTCGGGCGTCTGCTTCGGCTACTGGATCGCCATCTGGGGCTCGGAGTACTGGCCGCTGGTCGTGGGCGGCAAGGCCATCTCCACCTGGCTGCCGTACACGGTGTTCGGCTTCGAGGTGATGGTGATGGTCGGCGCGCTGTCGACCGTGTTTGGCATGTTCTTCCTGGCGGGCATCCCCCGCCTTGTCGATACCGTTGGCTATGATCCGCGCTTCAGCGCGGGCCACTACGGCGTCTGGTGCGAGTGCGCGCCCGACAAGCTGGCCGAGGTGGAACAGGTGATGCGCCGGCACGGCGCGGTGGAGGTGCGCGGTGAGCGCTAA
- the nrfD gene encoding polysulfide reductase NrfD has product MATLAQPVDEPRRPNIASADIQLPAVKDYEQVDTEILSVLKPTGAWLVGLLTAVGCLGLGIFSWGYQIHQGLGVAGYNPPVMWGVYIITFVFWVGIGHAGTLISAILYLFRAGFRTTIYRAAEAMTVFAVMTAGLFPIIHIGRPWKFFWLIPYPNWRLLWPNFKSPLVWDVFAITTYLTISTTFLFVGLIPDIAVLRDREKNPIRKQILSVLSFGWRNSEREWRHFARAYLFLAAFSTPLVLSVHSVVSFDFAMGIVPGWHTTIFPPYFVAGAIFSGFAMVWTIVIPMRRWFNLKHYITLNHLDASAKMVLFTSLVVGCAYLVEFFIAWYGGVKYEQDYFWNRVFGQWWWAAWIMLTCNMILPLSLFSQKLRRNPIWLWVLSIFINLGMWFERFVIVVPSLSHDVEPWQWSSYVPTWVDMGLLIGSFGWFFMWFLLFVKQLPIMALAEIKEIVPPRMKKAHSSQGGH; this is encoded by the coding sequence ATGGCAACACTCGCGCAGCCCGTCGACGAACCGCGTCGGCCGAACATCGCGTCCGCCGATATCCAGCTGCCCGCAGTCAAGGACTACGAGCAGGTCGATACCGAGATCCTGTCGGTCCTGAAGCCGACGGGGGCCTGGTTGGTCGGCCTCCTCACGGCCGTCGGCTGCCTCGGACTCGGCATCTTCTCCTGGGGCTACCAGATCCACCAGGGACTCGGCGTCGCGGGCTACAACCCGCCGGTGATGTGGGGCGTCTACATCATCACCTTCGTGTTCTGGGTCGGTATCGGCCACGCCGGCACGCTGATCTCGGCGATCCTCTATCTCTTCCGCGCCGGCTTCCGCACCACGATCTACCGCGCCGCCGAGGCGATGACGGTGTTCGCGGTGATGACGGCGGGCCTGTTCCCGATCATCCACATCGGCCGGCCCTGGAAGTTCTTCTGGCTGATCCCGTATCCGAACTGGCGCCTGCTCTGGCCGAACTTCAAGTCGCCGCTGGTCTGGGACGTGTTCGCGATCACGACGTACCTGACGATCTCGACCACCTTCCTCTTCGTCGGCCTCATCCCCGACATCGCGGTGCTGCGTGACCGGGAGAAGAACCCGATCCGCAAGCAGATCCTGTCGGTGCTCTCGTTCGGGTGGCGCAACAGCGAGCGCGAGTGGCGCCACTTCGCCCGCGCCTACCTGTTCCTCGCCGCGTTCTCGACGCCGCTGGTGCTCTCCGTGCACTCGGTGGTGTCCTTCGACTTCGCGATGGGCATCGTGCCGGGCTGGCACACGACGATCTTCCCGCCCTACTTCGTCGCCGGCGCCATCTTCTCGGGCTTCGCGATGGTGTGGACCATCGTCATCCCGATGCGCCGCTGGTTCAACCTCAAGCACTACATCACGCTGAACCACCTCGACGCCTCGGCGAAGATGGTGCTGTTCACGTCGCTGGTGGTGGGCTGCGCCTACCTCGTCGAGTTCTTCATCGCCTGGTACGGCGGCGTGAAGTACGAGCAGGACTACTTCTGGAACCGCGTGTTCGGCCAGTGGTGGTGGGCCGCCTGGATCATGCTGACCTGCAACATGATCCTGCCGCTGTCGCTGTTCTCGCAGAAGCTGCGCCGCAACCCGATCTGGCTCTGGGTGCTCTCGATCTTCATCAACCTCGGCATGTGGTTCGAGCGCTTCGTGATCGTCGTGCCCTCGCTGTCGCACGACGTCGAGCCCTGGCAGTGGTCGAGCTACGTGCCCACCTGGGTGGACATGGGCCTGCTCATTGGCTCCTTCGGCTGGTTCTTCATGTGGTTCCTGCTGTTCGTGAAGCAGCTGCCGATCATGGCGCTGGCGGAGATCAAGGAGATCGTGCCGCCGCGGATGAAGAAGGCGCACTCGTCGCAGGGAGGGCACTGA